GGGGCCGGCGCCACGCTCGCCGGGGTGCGACTCTCCCGGCTGGCCACCCGGCGCCCCACCGATCCGTCGCCGCGTGCGGCGGGCGTGCTGCTCGACGCGGCGGTGGTGGCGGCTGGTCTCGCCGCCGTCGTGCTGCCCCTGACCGACATCGGGCACACCGTCGCCGTGCTCGCCGGGTCGCTGGTCGTGGCGGCCCTCTCCGTGACCGGCCTGTGCCGGCTCCCCGGCCGGACGCGGTCGTCGGCCGGGGTCCGGCTGCGTTGGCTTGTCGAGTCGACCGGCCCGGCCGTCGGTCTGGCCCTCGCCGGCTGGCTGCTGCTGCCGCCCCGTGACGGCCTGCCGGCCCCGGCCCGGCTGGTGGCCGCGTTGGCGCTCGGCGGGCTGGGCATGGCCGCGCTCACCGCGTTCGCGGGGCCACGGCGACGCTCGGGCGCGGCGGTGTGCCGGGGCGGCGTCCTGCTCACCCTGGGCGGGCTGGTGCTGCTGGCCACGCTGCCGGCTGGGCGGGCGACGCTGCTGGCCGTACCCCCGCTGGTGTTCGGGATGCTGCTCGTCGCGGTCGGTGCGGCCGACGCGGCGGACGTGGGCGACGCGGAGCCGGCGGAGCCGATCGCTGCGGCCTGGCCCCGGTCGGTGCTGCCGGCGGCGGTGCTCTTGCTGGCGACGGGCCTGCACCTGGGTGCCGGCCGCGCCCCGGATCGGACGAGCGTGTTGTTGGCCCTGGCGGCGGTGCCGCCCCTGGTGTTGCGCGAGCTGCTGCGAGCGGGTGATCCGCCCACCCCCGAGCGGCGCGCGGCGCATCGCCGCCGTGCCGGCGCCGCGATCCGGCATCGCCGTGCGGCGCAACCACGCTGGCTGGGTACGTCGGATCCTCCACCCGCTCCGCCCGAACACCGCCATCCCGACCGTGCCGGTGACCTGGATGACCCGGCCACCGCGAACGGTGTCGGCTCGACCTGGTCGTCTGATGGCGACGCGGCCTGGGCGGCGCTCAACCGGCGGCCCGTTCCGGGGAGGCGGTGGTCCGGGCGACCGGGCGGCCCTGCTGGACGCCCTCGCCGCGATCGGCGACGTGCCGGTGCCGACCGGTGCGCTGCTGCTGGTGGACCTGCACGGCACCGACGGGATCGGCCCGACGGCCCGGGAGGACGTGCTGGCCGAGGCGGTGCATCGCGTCCGCGCGGTCATCGCACCCGACGATCTGGTCACCGGGTGCACGGCTGCCGGCTTCGCCGTGGTCACCGCCGCCGGCCCGGTGCTGGCGTACGCGCTGGGCACCCGGCTGTTGACCGTGCTCACCCCGCCCTACCGGCTGGCCGGTGCGGTGCTGCGTGTCCAGGCGAGCATCGGGTTGGCCGAGGTGAGCGGTGCCGGGCCGGCGGACGTGCTCCGCCAGGCCGAGCTGGCTCGACGACGGGCCGTGCAGCTGGGCCGGGATCGGGTCGAGTGGTACGACGCGTTCCTGGAGGAACAGCTGGTTCGCCGGCTCGACCTGGAACGCGAGCTGCCCGGTGCGGTGGCGCGCGGCGAGTTGGATCTCGTCTACCAGCCGGTGGTCGACCTGGTCGACGGGCAGCCGGTGGGGGCGGAGGCGCTGCTGCGCTGGCGCAGCCCGGTGCTCGGCACGGTGCTCCCGGCCGAGCTGCTGCCGGTCGCGGAGGACCTGGACCTGGTCGGCGAGTTGGAGTGGTGGGTACTGGATCGGGCCTGCCGGCAGTTGTCCAACTGGTCGGTGGGCGCCCGCGAGCTGTGGATGGCGGTCAACGTCACGACCCGGGAGCTGACCACCCCCGACTTCGTCCAGCGGGCCGCGGCCGTGCTGGCCGCGTACGGGGTGCCGCCGGAGCGGCTGGTGGTGGAGGTGAGCGAGCCGAGGGTCGCCGGTGACCTGCCGACCGTGGTGGCCCGGCTGGCCGGGCTGCGGTCGCTGGGCGTACGCACCGCGTTGGACGACTTCCGGGCCGAGCACGCCTCGCTGGCTCAGCTTCGCCGGTTGCCGATCGACCTGCTCAAGGTGGGCCCGGAGTTGGTGGGCGCGCGGCCGGACGGGCAGCCGCCGCTGATCGACGTGGTGGTCAACGTCGGTGAGCGGCTCGGTGTCGAGATCGTCGCCGAGGAGTTGGAGTCGTCGACCCAGGTCGAGGGGGCGCGTCGGGGCGGCTGCCGGTACGGGCAGGGGTTCGCGCTGGCCCGCCCGGCGACGGCGGAGCGGGTCGAGGCGTACTTCGAGGAGTTTCCGTCGGCGTCCCGCTGAGCTGACAGGTTAACCGGTTCACCTATCTCGGGGAGGTGCGGTGCTGCCCCGCGGGGTGAGGTGGGGCGTCTCGTCCTGCACCCGGCTCGCGGGTTGTCCGCCGATGACGGCGAGCAGTTGCCGGGCGGCGTGCGCGCCGTACGCCGGGATGTCCCGGCCCAGCGCGGTCAGCGGCGGATGCACGAGGCGGCACAGCGGTGAGTCGTCCCAGGCCACGATGGACAGATCGCCCGGCACGGTGAGCCCCATCTCCTGGGCGACGGACAGCCCGGCGATGGCCATCACGTCGTTGTCGTAGATGACCGCGGTGGGCCGGTGGGCGGAGCTGAGCAACCGGCGGGTGGCCCGACCGCCCTCCTCGCCGGTGTAGTCGGACCAGACGGTGACCGCGTCGACCAGGTCGAGCCGCTGGCAGACCGCCGCGAAGGCGTCGGTGCGGATCTCGGTGTGCCGCAGGTCGGGCAGGCCAGCGACCCGCGCGATCCGTCGGTGCCCGAGCGCGACCAGGTATTCCACCGTCTCGGTCAGCGCGGCGGTGTCGTCGGACCAGAGGCTGGCCAGGTCACCGGTGCCACCGGGCCCGCCGATCACCACCGCCGGCAGTTGCAGCTGCTCGAGTGCGGGGATGCGCCGGTCGTCGGTGCGCAGGTCGCAGACGAGCACCCCGTCCACCCGACGTTCGCCCCACCAGCGCCGGTAGACCGCGATCTCGGCGTCGTGGTCGGCCACCACCTGGAGGGTCAGCGCGTACGAGCGGGCGGAGAGTTCGGCCTCGACACCACTGATCAGCGCCATGAAGAACGGCTCGATGCCGAGTATCCGGGCCGGTCGGCACAGGGCCAGTCCGACTGCCCCGGCGGTGGCGGCGGAGAGGGCGCGGGCGGCGCTGCTCGGGCTGAACCCGATCTCCGTGGCGATGCTCAGGATGCGCTGCCGGGTGGCCTCGGAGACGCCGGGCTGCCCGTTCAGCGCGTACGAGACGGCGCCCTTGGAAACCCCGGCGCGTCGGGCCACGTCGGCGATGGTCGGCCGCTTCACCGGCGTGCTCCTCCACTCTCCGGCCGTTGACAGTCCGGATTCCGAACCGTACGGTGGCTCAGCTTATCCGGTTCAGTCAACGTCTTTCGATGCAGAAGGTGCGGTGAAACCTTGAGCCGACAGGCACTCTACGACGGTTGGACCCTGCGGGCGGCACCCGGAGCGCAGGTGCCGGCCGAAATCGCCGGGCAGGCCGTGCCGGCGACCGTGCCCGGTTGCGTGCACACCGACCTGCTCGACGCCGGGCTGATCCCCGACCCCTACCTCGACGACAACGAACTGGCCCTGGCCTGGATCGGTCGCACCGACTGGCACTACCGGACGAGCTTCCGGCGCCCGGCCGGCGACCACGACCGGGTCGACCTGGTCTGCGCCGGCCTGGACACCGTGGCCACGGTCACCGTCAACGGCGCTGAGGTCGGCCGCACCGAGAACATGCACCGCGGCTACCGGTTCGACGTCCGGCCGCTGCTGCGCGACGGCGACAACGACCTGCTCGTCGCGTTCGACTCCCCGTACCGCTACGCCGAGGCGCAGCAGGAGCGGCTCGGCGACCGGCCCAACGCCTACCCGGAGCCGTTCCACTTCATCCGCAAGATGGCCTGCAACTTCGGCTGGGACTGGGGGCCGACCCTGGTCACCGCCGGCATCTGGCAGGAGATCAGCCTGCACGCCTGGTCCACCGCCCGGCTGGCCACCGTCCGCCCACTGGTCACCATGGACGGCCGTGACGGGCGGGTCGAGCTGCACGTCGAGGTCGAGCGTGTCGCGGACGTCCCGCTGACCGTCCGGGCCGCCGTCGCCGACGCCCGCGCCGACGTGGTCGTCCCGGCCGGGCAGAGCACGGCCGTCCTGACCCTCACCGTCCGCGAGCCCGCGCTCTGGTGGCCCCGGGGGTACGGGGAGCAGGTGCGCCACCCGATCGAGGTGACCCTGCACGCCCCGGACGGCGACACCCTCGACAGCTGGTCCCATCGGATCGGCTTCCGCTCGGTGCGACTGGACACCACTCCCGATGAGCACGGCACCCCGTTCGCGCTGTCGGTCAACGACGTGCCGGTGTTCGTACGCGGGGTCAACTGGATCCCGGACGACGTGTTCCCCACCCGGATCACCCGGGACCGGCTGGCCGAGCGGTTCGACCAGGCCGCAGCGGCCAACATCAACCTGCTGCGGGTCTGGGGCGGTGGCCGGTACGAGTCGGCGGACTTCTACGACCTCGCCGACGAGCGCGGGCTGCTCGTCCAGCAGGACTTCCTCTTCGCCTGCGCGGCCTACCCGGAGGAGGAGCCGTTCGGCAGCGAGGTGGCCGCCGAGGCCGCCGAGCAGGTGACCCGGCTGGCGCCGTACCCGTCGTTGGTGCTCTGGACCGGCAACAACGAGAACATCTGGGGCTGGCACGACTGGGACTGGCAGCAGGCCCTCGCAGGGCGCACCTGGGGGCGCGGCTACTACCTCGACGTGTTGCCCCGGATCGTCGGCGAGCTGGACCCGACCCGCCCGTACTGGCCGGGCAGCCCCTGGTCGGGCACCGAGGCGATCCACCCCAACGACCCGGCGCACGGCACCACGCACATCTGGGACGTGTGGAACACCGACGACTACACCAAATACCGGGAGTACGTGCCGCGCTTCGTCGCCGAGTTCGGCTACCAGGCCCCACCGGCGTACGCGACCCTGCGTCGGGCACTGAGCGACGAGCCCCTGGCGCACGACTCACCGGGCATGGCTCACCACCAGAAGGCGGCCGACGGTGACGGCAAACTCCAGCGGGGCCTGGACGCGCACCTGCCCGCCCCGGCGGACTTCGACGACTGGCACTACCTGACGCAGCTCAACCAGGCCCGCGCGATCCAGTTGGGGGTGGAGCACTTCCGTTCACACCGGGGCATCTGCGCGGGCACCATCGTCTGGCAGCTCAACGACTGCTGGCCGGTCACCTCCTGGTCGGCCGTCGACGGCGACGGCCGCCGCAAACCCCTGTGGTACGCGCTGCGCCACGCGTACGCCGATCGGCTGCTCACCGTGCAGCCCCGCGACGGCGGCCTGGCCCTGGTCGCGGTCAACGACGGCGGCACGCCCTGGCACGCGTCAGCCTCGGTGACGCGGCTGACCCTCACCGGTGAGCCACGGGCGAAGACGACGATGGAGCTGGCCGTTCCCGCGTACTCGGCGGTGACGCTGGCGCTGCCGACGGAGCTGAGCCGGCCGGAGGAGTCCCGGCGTGAGCTGCTGGTCGCCGAGGCGGGCCAGAGCGCTGAGCGTGCGCTCTGGTTCTTCGCCGAGGACCGGGACGTGGACTGGCCCGCGGCCGCGTGGGAGGCGACGGTCGAGTCGTTCGACGGTGGGCAGCGGGTCCGGGTCACGGCCGCTACGGTGCTGCGCGACCTGACGCTCTTCGCGGACCGGTTGGACCCGACAGCTTCCGTGGACAAGGCCCTGGTCACCCTGCTGCCAGGCGAGTCGACGACCTTCACCCTGCACGCCGACGCCCCGCTGGACGCCACAGCCCTCGCCGCCCGCCCGATGCTGCGCTGCGTGAACGACATCGGACGCGGCTAGCTCGCGCCTCATGATCGTGCTCGATCCAGGAAGTAGTGGTCTCCGTCGGCGAGGGAGGCCACTATTTCCGTGTTCGAGCACGATCAGAGTGCTCACGAGACGGATAGGGCAAGATCTACCGCGTCACGGGCCGCTGCTCAAGAAAGCGGCTGACGGGCAGGCGACGACAGTCGTCGAGCCACGCGGTATCCCGGGGAGCACAATGATCACCGAACATGTCCGAGATGCGGCCGCGACGGCGTTCGTCTTCGGGTTCTTCGCCACCAGTTGGTTCGGCTGGGCTCAGGAAGCGCCCCCGAAACCCTGGCGGCCGGTGCTCATCGCCGGTTCGGTTCTGTCGCTGTTCACCGCCGTCGCCGGAGCGCTCCTCGCGTGGAGTCACTGGTCGGACGGTACGGCGTTCGACGCCGACACCAGCCGGACCTTCGGCATCGTCGTCGGTGTCGAGTTCGCGGCCGCCGCCGTCGGTGCCGGGTTGCTCGCCCTGCTGAAGCGCCGTGAGCTGACCGCCCCCTGGATCGCCCTCGTCGTGGGCGTGCACCTCTTCCCGGTGGCGGCGCTGATCGACTACCCGCTGATCCATCTGGTCGCCGCGCTGGTCACCGTGGTGGCGCTCGCGGCGGTCCCGGTGGCTCGGGCCCGCGCCGTGGCGGTGAGTGCGGTGGTCGGGCTCGGCACCGGCGTCGTGCTCCTGGTCGCCGTGGTGTCCTCGCTGCTCATCGCCCTGATCGCGTACTGAGATTGGCACGAGCGGTGGGCCTGAAGGAGATGGCAGCCTCCTCCAGTCCCACCGCTCGTCAGAGCGCGCGGCGGGTCAGGCGCGAGCGGCGGCGAGCACCTGGCCGACCAGGGCACCCGAGGTGCCCGATCGCTCGTACTCGGGCCGGTTGAGGCTGCCGCCCATCAGCGGTGCCGGGTTGCGGTGCACGGCCGGGCTGTCCGAGCTGACCAGGGCCGCGAAGTGGTACTCGTCGGCGCCCGTCGCCTCGACGATCCGGGCGATGTTGCGCGGGGTGATGCCACCACCCGGCATGATGACGATCCGCCCGGCGGCCCGGCGCACCAGGTCGGCGATGAGCGGAGCACCCTCCAGCACGCTGACCTCCTGGCCCGAGGTGAGCACCCGGTGCACGCCCAACTCGATGAGCTGCTCCAGTGCGGCGTGCGGGTCGCGGGTCATGTCGAACGCACGGTGGAAGGTGATGCTGGCGTCGCCAGCGGCGGCGATCAGACGACGGGTGGTCGGCACGTCGACGTCACCCTCGGCGGTCAGCGCGCCGATCACGATGCCGGGCGCGCCGGCCGCGACCGCAGCCCGTACGTCCCGCTCCATCGCCTCGATCTCGAACGGCGAGTAGATGAAGTCGCCGGCCCGTGGCCGGACGATCACGTGCACCCGGATGCGGGTGACGGCGCGCAGGGTCGTCTCGATGGTGCCCAGGCTGGGGGTCAGCCCTCCGTCGAAGAGCGCGGAGCACAACTCCACCCGGTCGGCGCCCGCCTCCTCGGCGGCGACCGCCCCCTCGACGCTGTCGATGCAGATCTCGAATGTGTTCATGACTCTTCCTTTTCGCTGCGGGACGATGCCGCTTCGGTACGAGACGGTGCCGCGGTCCAATCGATGACGGCGGTGACGGCGCCGACTGGTTCGCCACCGCCGAGCACCGGCACCCGGCGCAGCGCGTCGGCGCCACCCACCGGTACGCCGACCGCGTCGAGGGCGGCGAGCGCGATGGCGGTGGTGGCGCGGGGTGAACCGTCGATCACCTTCACCGCCACCGCGTGACCGTCCGGGGCGGCCACCGCGAGCACGCCCTCCGCACCCCCCTTGGCGAGCACGCCGGGCAGTGCCCGCATCAGGTCGGTGTTCGGGTGGCCGTGCCAGCCGCCCACGTACTCCGGGTGTTGGCGCATGGCCTGCGCGACAAGCGCCTCGTCGGTGCCCGCAGGCGCGGTGACCAACGCCTGGAACGTGCGGGCCAGGCCGGTCAGCGGCAGGCCGAACAACGGTGCGCCGCAGCCGTCGACCGCGTGGTGCGCGAGCGGCGTGCCGGCCAGGCGGGCGACGATGGCGGCGGTTTCCCGCTGGAGCGGATGGTCGGGGTCGAGGTAGTCGTGTGTGCTCCAGGACCGGGCGACGCAGGCGACGAGCATCGCGGCGTGCTTGCCGGAGCAGTTCATCCGGATCCGGTCGCGCTGCCCGCCGGCGCGGATCAGCCGGTCCCGGGTCGGTTCGTCCTCCGGCCAGTCCACCGGGCAACCGAGCGCATCCTCGGTGAGGCCGGCACCGGTCAGCATCGCCCGGACGACCTCGACGTGCCGGTCGTCGCCGGTGTGGCT
The window above is part of the Micromonospora sp. LH3U1 genome. Proteins encoded here:
- a CDS encoding GGDEF domain-containing phosphodiesterase; the protein is MATRPGRRSTGGPFRGGGGPGDRAALLDALAAIGDVPVPTGALLLVDLHGTDGIGPTAREDVLAEAVHRVRAVIAPDDLVTGCTAAGFAVVTAAGPVLAYALGTRLLTVLTPPYRLAGAVLRVQASIGLAEVSGAGPADVLRQAELARRRAVQLGRDRVEWYDAFLEEQLVRRLDLERELPGAVARGELDLVYQPVVDLVDGQPVGAEALLRWRSPVLGTVLPAELLPVAEDLDLVGELEWWVLDRACRQLSNWSVGARELWMAVNVTTRELTTPDFVQRAAAVLAAYGVPPERLVVEVSEPRVAGDLPTVVARLAGLRSLGVRTALDDFRAEHASLAQLRRLPIDLLKVGPELVGARPDGQPPLIDVVVNVGERLGVEIVAEELESSTQVEGARRGGCRYGQGFALARPATAERVEAYFEEFPSASR
- a CDS encoding LacI family DNA-binding transcriptional regulator, translated to MKRPTIADVARRAGVSKGAVSYALNGQPGVSEATRQRILSIATEIGFSPSSAARALSAATAGAVGLALCRPARILGIEPFFMALISGVEAELSARSYALTLQVVADHDAEIAVYRRWWGERRVDGVLVCDLRTDDRRIPALEQLQLPAVVIGGPGGTGDLASLWSDDTAALTETVEYLVALGHRRIARVAGLPDLRHTEIRTDAFAAVCQRLDLVDAVTVWSDYTGEEGGRATRRLLSSAHRPTAVIYDNDVMAIAGLSVAQEMGLTVPGDLSIVAWDDSPLCRLVHPPLTALGRDIPAYGAHAARQLLAVIGGQPASRVQDETPHLTPRGSTAPPRDR
- a CDS encoding glycoside hydrolase family 2 protein, which encodes MSRQALYDGWTLRAAPGAQVPAEIAGQAVPATVPGCVHTDLLDAGLIPDPYLDDNELALAWIGRTDWHYRTSFRRPAGDHDRVDLVCAGLDTVATVTVNGAEVGRTENMHRGYRFDVRPLLRDGDNDLLVAFDSPYRYAEAQQERLGDRPNAYPEPFHFIRKMACNFGWDWGPTLVTAGIWQEISLHAWSTARLATVRPLVTMDGRDGRVELHVEVERVADVPLTVRAAVADARADVVVPAGQSTAVLTLTVREPALWWPRGYGEQVRHPIEVTLHAPDGDTLDSWSHRIGFRSVRLDTTPDEHGTPFALSVNDVPVFVRGVNWIPDDVFPTRITRDRLAERFDQAAAANINLLRVWGGGRYESADFYDLADERGLLVQQDFLFACAAYPEEEPFGSEVAAEAAEQVTRLAPYPSLVLWTGNNENIWGWHDWDWQQALAGRTWGRGYYLDVLPRIVGELDPTRPYWPGSPWSGTEAIHPNDPAHGTTHIWDVWNTDDYTKYREYVPRFVAEFGYQAPPAYATLRRALSDEPLAHDSPGMAHHQKAADGDGKLQRGLDAHLPAPADFDDWHYLTQLNQARAIQLGVEHFRSHRGICAGTIVWQLNDCWPVTSWSAVDGDGRRKPLWYALRHAYADRLLTVQPRDGGLALVAVNDGGTPWHASASVTRLTLTGEPRAKTTMELAVPAYSAVTLALPTELSRPEESRRELLVAEAGQSAERALWFFAEDRDVDWPAAAWEATVESFDGGQRVRVTAATVLRDLTLFADRLDPTASVDKALVTLLPGESTTFTLHADAPLDATALAARPMLRCVNDIGRG
- a CDS encoding copper homeostasis protein CutC; this encodes MNTFEICIDSVEGAVAAEEAGADRVELCSALFDGGLTPSLGTIETTLRAVTRIRVHVIVRPRAGDFIYSPFEIEAMERDVRAAVAAGAPGIVIGALTAEGDVDVPTTRRLIAAAGDASITFHRAFDMTRDPHAALEQLIELGVHRVLTSGQEVSVLEGAPLIADLVRRAAGRIVIMPGGGITPRNIARIVEATGADEYHFAALVSSDSPAVHRNPAPLMGGSLNRPEYERSGTSGALVGQVLAAARA
- a CDS encoding asparaginase; amino-acid sequence: MTIFRYAELARVVRNGFVESRHYGSVVVLAPDGEVVLAAGVPDEPVLPRSTLKPVQALACRVVAGDELTGPALALAAGSHTGDDRHVEVVRAMLTGAGLTEDALGCPVDWPEDEPTRDRLIRAGGQRDRIRMNCSGKHAAMLVACVARSWSTHDYLDPDHPLQRETAAIVARLAGTPLAHHAVDGCGAPLFGLPLTGLARTFQALVTAPAGTDEALVAQAMRQHPEYVGGWHGHPNTDLMRALPGVLAKGGAEGVLAVAAPDGHAVAVKVIDGSPRATTAIALAALDAVGVPVGGADALRRVPVLGGGEPVGAVTAVIDWTAAPSRTEAASSRSEKEES